The segment GTTTTTATTAGAGCTGGCTCTATTTTTTGCGAAACTGAGTAAGAGCTTAGGGCCTCCAATTCTAAAAGGCCTCAAATTTTAAAGCTTTTCCTGTTATATAGAGCTTGGCCTAGTGGTAAAAGCGCTAGTTTATAAAACTAAGGGTCGCAAGTTCAAAACTATTTGATTTTTTGAAGGGCCCTAATTTTTTTGTTTGCTTAGAGCCTCCAAATTAGTTGAGTCGCTCCTGGTTTTTATATATTGTCTATTTTTAACGTTTGGGAGCTTCTGGCTTCTAGCTTTTAAGAAAATGCTAGTAAAAAGAAAAAGTCTCGTTCGGCGACAGGAGCGTTTAACTTTTAACCTAAATTGAAGGATTTTGAAGTTCCATATGTTTATCTTATGCGTATCTTTATCTTCTAGTAGTTATCCTATGTTATTCTATAGTTATCCATGTTTAGCCATTTATATAAATACCATCGATTGTATTGACGTGAATTCTTGGAATCAATAAAACAAAATAACAGCCCCTGAATTACCAGTTTtattatggtatcagagcaggtcggATAACCTGCTGAAATCGTGAAACAAAACGACAATGACGGGATCTGAGACTCCTGGAAGCAGCAATCCTCTTAACCCTTCTTCGGATCCAAATTCTTCGTTTTACATCCACCCTAATGAATACCCACGGCGGGTTCATGTCAATGACAATCTGAACGACAACAATTATGCCGATTGGTCTAGGGAGATGAAAGATTTCCTTCTGGCTAAAAACCGAGCCGGTTTCATTGATGGAATGATCCTGAAACTAGCGGAAGACTCACAAGAATTTAAAGCATGGTAACGAAGTGATTCCCTCATAATGGGATGGCTTACCACAACCATGGAAAATGACATATGTAACCGTGTAAAATATGATGTGACTGCTAAAGAAATTTGGGACGATCTTGAAGAAAGATTCAGAAAAGAAAGCGTGCCACGTGCTTACGAATTGAAGCGAGCATTGACCACGTTAAGGCAAGATAATGCATCAGTCTCGACTTATTTCACAAAGATGAGGGTTATTTGGGACGAAATTTCAATTAGTTTCTCCTGTTCCACAATGTACCTGTGGTAAATGCACATGCAATCTTAGAGACTCGTGGAAACAAAAGATAAGGGGCTTGATGACACGTTTGGTACTGTCAAGACCCAAATCTTGAGTACCAAGCCGATGCCCTCGCTTGGCACCACCTACCATCTTGTGGCAGAGGACGAACAACAACGCAACATATCTGTTGCTGCTGCTAGGAAGCCAACCGTTGATGCAACTGCTTACCAGATCAAGACTCAAGTAGCTTTTGATAAAGTTCAAGCTGAGAAGAAAAACAATTGTGAAGGACTCAAATGCAAACATTATGGAAAAGTAGGGCACCGTGGAAGGCTGTTTTGAAAAGATAGGCTACCCGGATCGGTGGGATCCCCGCCAAAGTAAGCAAACCGGAGATCAACGAAAACCGTTAAAGCCAAAGCCGAAGGCAGCTGCTGTGGATATGGAGACTCGCCCTATACCAGGTCTTACTTTTGATCGATACACAAAATTGATAAAACAACTAGGAGATACACTAAATCTAGAAGTCAACATGGCTAGTTAGTTTAACTTTAACACACCTTAGATCATTGACTCGGGAGCAACCGAACACATTGCATGCAGTAACTCCGTGTTGGCGAGTCTAAAGGAAAT is part of the Lactuca sativa cultivar Salinas chromosome 7, Lsat_Salinas_v11, whole genome shotgun sequence genome and harbors:
- the LOC111892680 gene encoding uncharacterized protein LOC111892680, with translation MENDICNRVKYDVTAKEIWDDLEERFRKESVPRAYELKRALTTLRQDNASVSTYFTKMRRLVETKDKGLDDTFGTVKTQILSTKPMPSLGTTYHLVAEDEQQRNISVAAARKPTVDATAYQIKTQVAFDKVQAEKKNNCEGLKCKHYGKVGHRGRLF